A single genomic interval of Leucoraja erinacea ecotype New England unplaced genomic scaffold, Leri_hhj_1 Leri_940S, whole genome shotgun sequence harbors:
- the b4gat1 gene encoding beta-1,4-glucuronyltransferase 1, which produces MRCSPFRAAVCGLLLVAGLQLLYLGLLPGLQPVGSRRERPRPEPGAGVEAEAARLALQHGLRSGGQPEAGGRYLLYRDVTGQAGRRGPGSGPGLGLTISLGLATHASPNNLHHLPALTRRWQGPISLALFATQSDLSEALQALQLLVLHCPGVRELVTVTLVTPAAVRPPVAVPGAPSLQGGDERGGQRDAVCHRALEPVYRLRGRYANYGLVNASYPGNLLRNAARRALPARHVAVVDMDMLPSGGLYRRLLRLLEIRRAAATVYVLPAFEIRRSRRLPSAKAELQRLYQVGEVRPFYGELCPRCQAPTNYSRWINLGPGPGPDLRVAYTLSWTDPWEPFYVGPSNVPPYDERFEQYGFNRISQACELHVAGFTFAVLDDAFLVHKGFKVPGEFHAQKDEENRSNRALFRQFKQELKLKYPESPRRC; this is translated from the exons ATGCGCTGCTCGCCGTTCCGTGCAGCCGTGTGCGGCCTGCTGCTGGTGGCCGGGCTGCAGCTGCTGTATCTCGGCCTGTTGCCGGGCCTGCAGCCGGTGGGCAGCCGGCGGGAGAGGCCTAGGCCGGAGCCTGGGGCTGGCGTGGAGGCCGAGGCCGCCCGCCTGGCGCTGCAGCACGGCCTGAGGTCCGGGGGTCAGCCCGAGGCCGGCGGCCGCTACCTCCTCTACCGGGACGTGACGGGGCAGGCGGGCAGGCGAGGCCCAGGCTCCGGGCCGGGCCTAGGCCTGACCATAAGCCTCGGCCTCGCCACCCACGCCTCCCCCAACAACCTGCACCATCTGCCGGCCTTGACCCGCCGCTGGCAGGGCCCCATCTCTCTGGCCCTGTTCGCCACCCAGTCCGACCTGTCCGAGGCCCTTCAGGCCCTGCAGCTGCTGGTCCTGCACTGCCCGGGGGTCCGAGAGCTGGTGAccgtcaccctggtcactccggCCGCAGTCCGGCCCCCCGTGGCCGTCCCCGGGGCCCCTTCGCTGCAGGGTGGCGATGAAAGGGGTGGCCAAAGGGACGCCGTCTGCCACCGGGCACTGGAGCCCGTCTACCGGCTGAGGGGCCGCTACGCCAATTACGGCCTGGTCAACGCCTCGTATCCGGGGAACCTCCTGCGCAACGCGGCCCGCCGGGCCCTGCCTGCCCGCCACGTGGCGGTGGTGGACATGGACATGCTGCCCAGCGGCGGGCTATACCGGCGGTTGCTGCGGCTGCTGGAGATCCGGCGCGCCGCCGCCACCGTGTACGTGCTCCCGGCCTTCGAGATCCGCCGCAGCCGCCGGCTGCCGTCCGCCAAGGCCGAGCTCCAGCGGCTCTACCAGGTGGGCGAGGTGAGGCCCTTCTACGGCGAGCTGTGCCCCCGCTGCCAGGCCCCCACCAACTACAGCCGGTGGATCAACCTCGGACCGGGCCCCGGACCGGACCTGAGGGTGGCCTACACCCTGAGCTGGACTGACCCCTGGGAGCCCTTCTATGTGGGCCCCAGCAACGTACCTCCCTACGATGAACGGTTCGAACAGTACGGATTCAATCGCATCAGCCAG GCCTGTGAGCTGCACGTGGCGGGCTTTACATTCGCCGTGCTGGACGATGCCTTCCTCGTCCACAAGGGCTTCAAGGTCCCGGGGGAGTTCCACGCGCAGAAGGACGAGGAGAACCGTAGCAACCGCGCGCTCTTCCGCCAGTTCAAGCAGGAGCTGAAACTGAAATACCCCGAGTCCCCCCGCCGATGCTGA